A single Phragmites australis chromosome 4, lpPhrAust1.1, whole genome shotgun sequence DNA region contains:
- the LOC133917061 gene encoding B3 domain-containing protein Os03g0120900-like gives MEFSAGPIRSDGGERVERADGQAEAVEKEHMFDKVVTPSDVGKLNRLVIPKQHAEKYFPLDAAANEKDLLLSFEDRTGKPWRFRYSYWNSSQSYVMTKGWSRFVKEKRLDAGDTVSFGRGVGEAARGRLFIDWRRRPDPPVQYHRLPLPSVPFAPWAHAHPTAVGTRTVLRLPPSPSSLYDSHCRHVAYDVNEPSSRQLLFYRPHQQHQQATVVLESVPVRIPTTPGHAEPPSVASSASKRVRLFGVNLDCAGSEDENGGRRTAPSTRARILQPPSLPSSSSSSGKARCSLNLDL, from the coding sequence ATGGAGTTCAGCGCCGGCCCGATCCGTTCGGACGGCGGCGAAAGAGTGGAGCGCGCCGACGGGCaggcggaggcggtggagaAGGAGCACATGTTCGACAAGGTGGTGACGCCGAGCGACGTTGGGAAGCTGAACCGGCTGGTGATCCCGAAGCAGCACGCGGAGAAGTACTTCCCGCTGGACGCGGCGGCCAACGAGAAGGACCTCCTGCTCAGCTTCGAGGACCGCACCGGCAAGCCCTGGCGCTTCCGCTACTCCTACTGGAACAGCAGCCAGAGCTACGTCATGACCAAGGGCTGGAGCCGATTCGTCAAGGAGAAGCGCCTCGACGCGGGGGACACCGTCTCCTTCGGACGCGGCGTCGGCGAAGCGGCGAGAGGCAGGCTCTTCATCGACTGGCGCCGGCGACCCGACCCGCCCGTGCAGTACCACCGCCTACCGCTCCCGTCCGTCCCCTTCGCGCCATGGGCGCACGCGCACCCGACCGCGGTCGGCACCAGGACGGTTCTCCGCCTGCCGCCCTCGCCCTCCTCTCTCTACGACTCCCACTGCCGGCACGTCGCGTACGACGTCAACGAGCCCAGCAGCAGGCAGCTGCTCTTCTACCGGCCGCACCAGCAGCATCAGCAGGCCACGGTGGTGCTGGAGTCGGTACCCGTGCGGATACCGACAACGCCAGGGCACGCCGAGCCGCCCTCGGTGGCGTCGTCGGCCTCGAAGCGGGTGCGGCTGTTCGGGGTGAACCTCGACTGCGCGGGCTCCGAGGACGAAAACGGCGGCCGGAGAACGGCGCCGTCGACGCGGGCCCGGATACTGCAGCCGCCCTCGCTGCCGtcatcgtcgtcctcctccgggAAAGCGAGGTGCTCCTTGAATCTTGACTTGTGA